The Phragmites australis chromosome 15, lpPhrAust1.1, whole genome shotgun sequence genome window below encodes:
- the LOC133891908 gene encoding NDR1/HIN1-like protein 10: MGKVGDCWDDCCYKWDEWKYCLVCIAIVVGVVLFAVLLAAYGFVRHIDVAVEEASLTRFDLATSPVTALAYNLSLRLTIRNPNWAMSLKNTKPLEAAYKFDDQRFDRVQLTDKGDKHSPGKTRVYHLATSSNGSYVSLGNAGEAKYRKENATGTFEVEVVLTGEVRYTARYTKCKIEATCPLKLQLAPPGTPAVVFLKVKCKLAEPEKNC; the protein is encoded by the coding sequence ATGGGGAAGGTCGGCGACTGCTGGGATGACTGCTGCTACAAGTGGGACGAGTGGAAGTACTGCCTGGTCTGCATCGCCATCGTCGTTGGCGTCGTCCTCTTCGccgtcctcctcgccgcctACGGCTTCGTCCGCCACATCGATGTCGCCGTCGAGGAGGCCTCGCTGACCCGGTTCGACCTGGCCACCTCCCCGGTGACGGCGCTCGCCTACAACCTCTCTCTGAGGCTCACCATCCGCAACCCGAACTGGGCCATGAGCCTCAAGAACACCAAGCCGCTGGAGGCCGCGTACAAGTTCGACGACCAGCGGTTCGACCGCGTGCAGCTCACCGACAAGGGCGACAAGCACTCGCCGGGGAAGACCCGGGTGTATCACCTCGCCACGAGCTCGAACGGCAGCTACGTTTCGCTGGGGAACGCCGGCGAGGCCAAGTACAGGAAGGAGAACGCGACGGGGACGTtcgaggtggaggtggtgctGACTGGGGAGGTGAGGTACACGGCGCGCTACACCAAGTGCAAGATCGAGGCGACGTGCCCTCTCAAGCTGCAGCTGGCGCCCCCGGGCACGCCGGCGGTCGTGTTCCTGAAGGTCAAGTGCAAGCTCGCAGAGCCGGAGAAGAACTGCTAG